The following proteins are co-located in the Microbacterium sp. SORGH_AS_0888 genome:
- a CDS encoding FHA domain-containing protein, which translates to MTDAVALAVLAAGMLVVLAVLAAWHVWYALALSRVFSTRETDPWRAWVPVMNEAELLRLGGQDPVKAALFLVPLVNLYAVVLKAIAAHRIGRDAERAGGLVALAVLIPPLWATLLGSPGRTVQAAGATAATTDVASGGGAASGAWTAAAPAGPSTVQPVAPFAAPPAPSFPASAPAPVPAAFPAPPAATPAPASAVPTPAPAAFTTPAAQASAPAAPTSAPAPTAPSSYAAPRATPGASPATSDVPLTRRQAAGLRRDGADESTALVRAPAGWQLVLPTGETVSLSERVVVLGRNPRPEPGAQIVAIEDATKTMSKRHARLEWTGQVWTITDLGSTNGVTLRDGAAERLITAEQPTSATEVFLLGDAALSLRRIP; encoded by the coding sequence GTGACCGATGCCGTCGCCCTCGCCGTGCTCGCCGCGGGGATGCTCGTCGTGCTGGCCGTGCTCGCCGCCTGGCACGTCTGGTACGCCCTCGCTCTTTCGCGCGTGTTCAGCACGAGAGAGACCGACCCGTGGCGTGCCTGGGTGCCGGTGATGAACGAGGCCGAGCTGCTGCGGCTCGGCGGCCAGGATCCGGTCAAGGCCGCCCTGTTCCTCGTTCCGCTCGTGAACCTCTATGCCGTCGTGCTCAAGGCCATCGCCGCGCACCGGATCGGTCGGGATGCCGAGCGTGCGGGAGGACTCGTCGCGCTCGCCGTGCTGATCCCGCCCCTCTGGGCCACCCTCCTCGGTTCCCCCGGCCGCACTGTCCAGGCCGCGGGTGCGACCGCCGCGACGACGGATGTCGCCTCCGGCGGAGGCGCCGCATCCGGCGCATGGACCGCCGCCGCGCCGGCAGGCCCTTCGACCGTGCAGCCTGTGGCGCCGTTCGCCGCCCCGCCCGCGCCCTCGTTCCCTGCCTCGGCGCCCGCTCCGGTACCGGCGGCCTTCCCTGCACCGCCGGCCGCGACGCCCGCGCCGGCATCCGCCGTGCCGACACCGGCTCCCGCCGCTTTCACGACGCCCGCGGCGCAAGCGTCCGCCCCTGCCGCGCCGACATCCGCGCCCGCGCCGACCGCTCCGTCGTCCTACGCGGCACCACGCGCCACTCCGGGCGCATCGCCCGCGACGTCCGATGTTCCGCTCACCCGCCGCCAGGCCGCGGGGCTGCGCCGTGACGGCGCGGACGAGTCCACGGCCCTCGTCCGCGCCCCTGCCGGCTGGCAGCTCGTTCTGCCGACGGGCGAGACCGTGTCGCTGTCGGAACGCGTCGTCGTGCTGGGGCGCAATCCTCGCCCTGAGCCGGGCGCGCAGATCGTGGCGATCGAGGATGCGACCAAGACGATGTCGAAGCGCCACGCTCGACTCGAGTGGACCGGCCAGGTGTGGACGATCACCGATCTGGGATCGACCAACGGCGTGACGCTGCGTGACGGCGCCGCCGAGCGACTGATCACCGCCGAGCAGCCGACATCCGCGACCGAGGTCTTCCTGCTCGGCGACGCGGCTCTCTCCCTGCGCCGGATTCCCTGA
- a CDS encoding S8 family serine peptidase, translating to MNRLRRWVAASAGCALAAGMIAVPVPAQAAGSDPCTADFRLNQPVPALGMLQSDLAWSVTRGAGVTVAVVDSGVSANNPHLTAAVSGGVNLVPDGTDAAGTTDQYGHGTAIAGQIAARKIDGSSVEGLAPEARIMPVRVFAGADDRQVQAGFGPSAARMADGIRYAASHGAQIINVSMSMTAPDPAVSAAVAEATARGSLVIASAGNRDSNMSLGKSDQDGTRYPAGDPSAVGVAATDLNGVVTETSIHGPHVSVAALGQSILTTSAAGGDCSYADTDPATSYAAAYVSAAAALVAAAHPRETPAQWAYRLEATAVRPDPGSRDDSAGWGIVQPYEAMMLVPGPGIPGPPSPFDVGDEPVATPTPAAAVVVHDDPPADAAAIALGLVTAIGGLVVLGAAGAGGVLVARRRAAGRATVTRVGRGLYGEPPA from the coding sequence ATGAACCGGCTGCGGCGCTGGGTCGCGGCATCCGCTGGATGCGCGCTCGCGGCGGGCATGATCGCCGTGCCGGTCCCCGCGCAGGCGGCCGGCTCCGACCCGTGCACGGCCGACTTCCGACTCAACCAGCCCGTTCCGGCGCTGGGCATGTTGCAGAGCGACCTCGCATGGAGTGTGACCCGCGGCGCCGGAGTGACAGTCGCGGTCGTCGACTCGGGTGTCTCGGCGAACAACCCGCATCTGACCGCGGCGGTCTCGGGCGGCGTCAACCTCGTACCCGACGGCACGGATGCGGCGGGCACGACCGACCAGTACGGACACGGCACCGCGATCGCGGGCCAGATCGCGGCCCGCAAGATCGACGGCTCCAGTGTGGAGGGCCTCGCTCCCGAGGCGCGCATCATGCCCGTGCGCGTGTTCGCGGGCGCGGACGACCGTCAGGTGCAGGCCGGCTTCGGACCGTCTGCGGCCCGAATGGCCGACGGCATCCGATATGCCGCCAGCCATGGCGCGCAGATCATCAACGTCTCGATGAGCATGACCGCTCCGGACCCCGCCGTCAGCGCCGCCGTCGCCGAGGCGACGGCGCGCGGCTCGCTCGTCATCGCGAGCGCGGGCAATCGCGACTCGAACATGTCGCTCGGCAAGAGCGACCAGGACGGCACGCGCTACCCCGCCGGCGACCCCTCCGCGGTGGGCGTCGCCGCGACCGACCTCAACGGTGTCGTGACCGAGACCAGCATCCACGGCCCGCACGTGTCGGTGGCAGCGCTCGGGCAGAGCATCCTCACCACGTCCGCCGCGGGCGGCGACTGCAGCTACGCCGACACGGATCCGGCGACCAGCTATGCCGCCGCGTACGTGTCGGCGGCCGCCGCGCTCGTCGCCGCCGCCCACCCTCGCGAGACGCCCGCGCAGTGGGCCTACCGGCTCGAGGCGACCGCGGTGCGTCCCGATCCCGGCTCCCGTGACGACTCCGCGGGGTGGGGCATCGTGCAGCCCTACGAGGCGATGATGCTGGTTCCCGGTCCGGGAATCCCGGGCCCACCGAGCCCCTTCGATGTCGGCGATGAGCCGGTCGCCACGCCGACCCCGGCGGCAGCCGTCGTCGTGCACGACGACCCGCCGGCGGATGCGGCTGCGATCGCCCTCGGCCTGGTCACCGCGATCGGCGGCCTCGTGGTGCTCGGCGCCGCGGGCGCCGGCGGTGTCCTGGTGGCGCGGCGTCGCGCCGCCGGCCGTGCGACGGTCACGCGCGTGGGCCGCGGGCTGTACGGCGAGCCGCCCGCCTGA
- the eccB gene encoding type VII secretion protein EccB, with protein sequence MATKSDLIEAQNFSRRRLLTAFVSGAPGGKELQPAAPLRAVIAAIALTLGVVLVGVFYGLVKPGLPNGWENGKLVLVSDTGARFVTVEGTLHPVINTASARLLLPASGFGVITTDQQNLAGVAVGSTLGIVGAPDELPAPDRLSNSGWSACAVSDAGIDVRVGQTGPVPTDAAAVVSMGNRLYVVAGGRSYAVPANGADAVLRAAGITAADPVKVSADWLNLFVQGTPLQPLVVDRAGQGLAGSTLAIGDVVHSRGTPDDKRYVVQTDGSLAPLTPLAWQLYLLGSGSTSDQVVEVSPAETANLPTAPPAGGDDWPTNGFTGLASSQRPCALLTATADGAETVLASQSATADAKAGISVAPGSGALVRAGGRGNQASGILTLVDATGTAYALPGANEETVNRLGYRMSDVGAVGQGWTALFRTGPELTEAAAGTTPAAGG encoded by the coding sequence ATGGCGACCAAGAGCGACCTGATCGAGGCGCAGAACTTCTCCCGTCGTCGTCTGCTGACCGCGTTCGTCAGCGGCGCTCCCGGCGGCAAGGAACTGCAGCCGGCGGCGCCCCTGCGGGCGGTCATCGCCGCGATCGCCCTCACCCTCGGCGTCGTCCTGGTCGGCGTCTTCTACGGACTCGTCAAGCCGGGGCTGCCGAACGGGTGGGAGAACGGCAAGCTCGTGCTCGTCTCCGACACCGGCGCGCGCTTCGTCACGGTCGAGGGGACCCTGCATCCCGTGATCAACACGGCGAGCGCTCGACTGCTGCTTCCCGCGTCGGGTTTCGGCGTCATCACGACGGATCAGCAGAATCTCGCCGGCGTCGCGGTCGGTTCGACCCTCGGCATCGTCGGAGCGCCCGATGAACTGCCCGCGCCCGACCGGCTGAGCAACTCCGGCTGGAGTGCCTGCGCGGTCTCCGACGCGGGAATCGACGTGCGCGTCGGCCAGACCGGGCCGGTCCCCACCGATGCCGCCGCGGTCGTCTCGATGGGAAACAGGCTCTACGTCGTCGCGGGCGGCCGCAGTTACGCCGTCCCGGCGAACGGCGCCGACGCCGTCCTGCGCGCCGCGGGCATCACCGCGGCCGATCCCGTCAAGGTCTCCGCGGACTGGCTCAACCTGTTCGTCCAGGGAACGCCGCTGCAGCCGCTCGTCGTCGACCGTGCCGGCCAGGGCCTCGCGGGCTCGACCCTCGCCATCGGCGACGTCGTGCACTCGCGCGGCACCCCTGACGACAAGCGATACGTCGTGCAGACCGACGGCAGCCTCGCGCCGCTCACGCCGCTCGCCTGGCAGCTGTACCTCCTCGGCAGCGGCAGCACGTCCGACCAGGTCGTCGAGGTGAGCCCCGCCGAGACCGCGAACCTCCCGACCGCCCCACCCGCCGGGGGCGATGACTGGCCGACGAACGGCTTCACCGGGCTTGCCTCGTCGCAGCGCCCCTGCGCCCTCCTGACCGCGACGGCCGACGGCGCCGAGACCGTTCTCGCCTCCCAGAGCGCCACGGCGGACGCGAAGGCCGGCATCTCGGTCGCGCCGGGCTCCGGTGCCCTCGTGCGTGCGGGCGGACGTGGTAACCAGGCCAGCGGCATCCTCACCCTCGTCGACGCGACCGGCACGGCCTACGCCCTCCCGGGCGCCAACGAAGAGACCGTCAACCGGCTCGGCTACCGCATGAGCGATGTCGGTGCCGTCGGCCAGGGCTGGACGGCGCTGTTCCGCACCGGTCCCGAGCTCACCGAGGCGGCGGCGGGGACGACGCCCGCCGCCGGCGGCTGA
- the eccD gene encoding type VII secretion integral membrane protein EccD: MAQTTTAPRALLRLSVQSEGRRLDIGVPAQVPLIEFLPGFARSLGVLDPSMTVAGYELLTSDGTRLDVSQGAAPQGVEDGDVLTLTRGGLVAQPRVYDDIVEAVIDATAEQSRPWSPKDNARTALAASLTLLGICAVLLLAAGPALGIGALVAGGGAVVLLVVAAVIARLGQREAGHGLAMAAAVFAGLAGYLATPAGLPLWGWPLAIAGFAALVVAGIAMALMPEQAEIQLIPLAVAGAIAISSGIAVLLPGSETAVYALTIAVVGTLGGALPWLVLSSTRIRVISPQSDAEVFDDPAPIDAEDVRRRAARGRRMLVCLRIAGGIIVLAAIPLVAGSGLVGALLCLLASLAMMFPSRQAYSRGSVLAVMVVGAAGLAATGLTVAAFQPGLRVALMIAVAVATVIVITLTLLSPGARMRVTRLADTTELIVLALLLPLGAIAAGWA, from the coding sequence GTGGCCCAGACCACCACCGCGCCGCGCGCACTGCTTCGACTCTCCGTGCAGAGCGAGGGGCGCCGCCTCGATATCGGCGTGCCCGCGCAGGTTCCGTTGATCGAGTTCCTGCCGGGGTTCGCCCGCAGTCTCGGCGTGCTCGATCCCTCGATGACCGTCGCGGGCTACGAGCTGCTGACGTCCGACGGCACGCGACTCGACGTCTCGCAGGGGGCTGCCCCGCAGGGGGTGGAAGACGGGGACGTCCTCACCCTCACCCGCGGCGGGCTCGTGGCCCAGCCGCGGGTGTACGACGACATCGTCGAGGCGGTCATCGACGCGACCGCCGAGCAGTCGCGTCCGTGGAGCCCGAAAGACAACGCCCGAACCGCCCTGGCCGCGAGCCTCACGCTTCTCGGGATCTGCGCCGTTCTTCTGCTCGCCGCCGGCCCGGCGCTCGGTATCGGAGCGCTCGTCGCAGGCGGCGGCGCCGTCGTGCTGCTCGTCGTGGCGGCCGTCATCGCCCGCCTCGGCCAGCGCGAGGCGGGTCACGGACTCGCCATGGCCGCGGCCGTCTTCGCCGGACTCGCCGGCTACCTCGCGACCCCGGCGGGCCTGCCGCTGTGGGGTTGGCCGTTGGCCATCGCCGGATTCGCCGCGCTCGTCGTCGCTGGCATCGCCATGGCGTTGATGCCCGAACAGGCAGAGATCCAGCTCATCCCCCTCGCCGTGGCGGGTGCGATCGCCATCTCCTCGGGTATCGCGGTGCTGCTGCCGGGCTCCGAGACCGCGGTCTACGCGCTCACCATCGCCGTGGTGGGCACCCTCGGCGGTGCGCTCCCATGGCTGGTCCTCAGCTCCACCCGCATCCGGGTCATCTCGCCACAGAGCGACGCCGAGGTCTTCGACGACCCCGCGCCCATCGATGCCGAGGACGTGCGGCGCCGCGCGGCACGCGGGCGACGGATGCTGGTGTGCCTGCGTATCGCGGGCGGCATCATCGTGCTCGCCGCGATCCCGCTGGTCGCCGGCTCGGGTCTCGTCGGCGCGCTCCTGTGTCTGCTCGCGTCGCTCGCGATGATGTTCCCCTCCCGTCAGGCGTACTCGCGCGGCAGCGTGCTGGCCGTCATGGTCGTGGGAGCGGCAGGTCTTGCCGCAACCGGGCTCACCGTCGCCGCGTTCCAGCCCGGTCTGCGCGTCGCGCTCATGATCGCGGTCGCCGTCGCGACCGTCATCGTCATCACCCTCACGCTGCTGTCGCCGGGAGCCCGGATGCGGGTGACCCGCCTCGCCGACACGACCGAGCTCATCGTCCTCGCCCTCCTGCTGCCGCTGGGCGCCATCGCGGCCGGATGGGCCTGA
- a CDS encoding WXG100 family type VII secretion target, producing the protein MADVISAEEGALKAGAEAVSTAKAGIDSQVKKVRGEIEQVAGFWTGAAAGSYTQLMQRWNEETTKLNEVLVTLEDALKGTERDQAASEESHQQTISGLSSMMGS; encoded by the coding sequence GTGGCAGATGTGATCTCCGCCGAGGAGGGCGCACTCAAGGCCGGCGCCGAGGCAGTGAGCACCGCGAAGGCTGGTATCGACTCGCAGGTCAAGAAGGTGCGCGGTGAGATCGAGCAGGTCGCCGGGTTCTGGACCGGAGCCGCGGCCGGCTCGTACACGCAGCTGATGCAGCGCTGGAACGAAGAGACGACCAAGCTCAACGAGGTGCTCGTCACGCTCGAAGACGCGCTCAAGGGCACCGAGCGTGACCAGGCGGCATCGGAAGAGTCGCACCAGCAGACCATTTCGGGTCTCTCGTCGATGATGGGCTCCTGA
- a CDS encoding WXG100 family type VII secretion target has product MSVRPEQVIALAGQIRNGANGIKSELDQLESAVGKLRSSWSGEAQTSYDEAQRKWTQSLQNLNTLLEQISSKTEQIAQGYTSTDKSAAGRFAL; this is encoded by the coding sequence ATGTCCGTTCGTCCCGAGCAGGTGATCGCGCTGGCCGGTCAGATCCGCAACGGCGCCAACGGGATCAAGTCCGAGCTCGACCAGCTCGAGAGCGCAGTCGGCAAGCTGCGCTCGTCCTGGTCCGGTGAGGCACAGACCTCTTACGACGAGGCGCAGCGCAAGTGGACCCAGTCGCTTCAGAACCTCAACACCCTGCTCGAGCAGATCTCCTCGAAGACCGAGCAGATCGCGCAGGGCTACACCAGCACCGACAAGTCGGCCGCCGGACGCTTCGCGCTCTGA
- a CDS encoding S8/S53 family peptidase, with amino-acid sequence MAVVLGGGTSPAVADDGQWWYSAYNVDQAHSEGWTGKGVKIAVIGTQINPNYAALRGTHLTVDPKPICTNGTVISQDLGGSSSHDTGVTAFLVGNGQGPAEIRGIAPDSDVTFIGYGGDACSPPYDPANPTISSFGLALQRAMNDGVQIVTTSTGAENATDDDGKMLAEAIARGIIVVSATPNSVSEVTNGSAPNSLRGVVSVSATDADGNLQQDDATGAPVVVPNVTVAAAGVKIMAPSKTNWDSAALSTGSSISAPIVAGMLALAAQKYPDATGNQLIQSLIHNTGRDDHPLAYNPTDGLGYGAASLTRLLSVDPSQYPDENPLLNKDPRLSGSLYLPTDAQLAAAQSALGTASNSPAASAPVSAPATAPAETGAVDAILTGVIIAAIIILVLIIAAAIITIVLVTRRAKNSPRKDTP; translated from the coding sequence GTGGCTGTCGTGCTCGGCGGCGGCACGTCGCCGGCCGTGGCCGATGACGGCCAGTGGTGGTACTCCGCCTACAACGTCGACCAAGCACACTCCGAAGGGTGGACCGGCAAAGGCGTCAAGATCGCCGTCATCGGAACCCAGATCAACCCCAACTACGCTGCCCTGAGAGGAACCCATCTGACGGTCGACCCGAAACCGATCTGCACCAACGGAACTGTCATCAGTCAAGACCTCGGGGGAAGTTCCAGTCACGACACCGGAGTCACCGCGTTCCTCGTCGGGAACGGGCAAGGCCCAGCTGAAATTCGTGGAATCGCGCCCGACTCTGATGTGACCTTCATCGGATACGGTGGTGACGCCTGCTCGCCACCGTATGACCCGGCGAACCCGACGATTAGTTCGTTCGGTCTGGCGCTGCAGAGGGCGATGAACGACGGCGTGCAAATCGTCACCACGTCCACCGGGGCCGAGAACGCCACAGATGACGACGGCAAGATGCTCGCGGAGGCGATTGCCCGCGGGATCATCGTCGTCTCCGCGACGCCGAACAGTGTCTCAGAGGTAACGAACGGATCAGCGCCAAACTCATTGCGGGGCGTCGTGTCGGTCAGTGCGACGGATGCAGACGGCAACCTTCAGCAAGATGACGCCACGGGCGCACCGGTAGTCGTGCCGAACGTAACGGTCGCGGCGGCCGGTGTGAAGATCATGGCGCCGAGCAAGACAAACTGGGACTCTGCAGCGCTCAGTACGGGTTCGTCGATTTCCGCGCCGATTGTGGCGGGGATGTTGGCGTTGGCGGCGCAGAAGTACCCGGACGCGACCGGGAACCAGCTGATCCAGTCGCTGATCCACAACACCGGACGAGACGACCACCCTCTGGCGTACAACCCCACCGACGGTCTCGGCTATGGGGCGGCGTCGCTGACACGTCTGCTCAGCGTGGACCCCTCGCAATATCCCGACGAGAACCCTCTGCTCAACAAAGACCCAAGACTCAGCGGCTCGTTGTATCTGCCCACGGACGCGCAACTCGCCGCCGCGCAATCCGCGCTCGGGACCGCGTCGAACTCTCCCGCCGCGAGCGCGCCGGTTTCCGCACCCGCGACCGCGCCCGCGGAAACCGGCGCCGTGGACGCCATCCTGACCGGCGTCATCATCGCCGCGATCATCATCCTCGTCCTCATCATCGCCGCCGCCATCATCACCATCGTGCTCGTCACCCGCCGCGCGAAGAACTCCCCACGGAAGGACACACCATGA
- a CDS encoding WXG100 family type VII secretion target, which translates to MENKISATEGALMRGAEAVSGAHIDIADSTRRVLGELDQIQSVWSGDAAKAYTQMVSTWTANAQRINDTLVHLESALRATHSDQVAVEQSHQSTIRGLGSLMGGE; encoded by the coding sequence ATGGAAAACAAGATCTCCGCGACCGAGGGCGCTTTGATGCGCGGTGCGGAAGCCGTCTCGGGCGCGCACATCGATATCGCCGACAGCACCCGACGGGTGCTCGGAGAGCTCGACCAGATCCAGTCGGTCTGGTCTGGTGACGCCGCGAAGGCGTACACGCAGATGGTGTCGACGTGGACGGCGAACGCACAGCGGATCAACGACACTCTCGTGCATCTCGAGTCTGCACTGCGAGCGACGCACAGCGACCAGGTCGCCGTCGAGCAGTCGCATCAGTCGACGATCCGCGGGCTCGGCTCGCTGATGGGAGGAGAGTGA
- a CDS encoding WXG100 family type VII secretion target, which yields MSDLRVSPAGLSEASEALRVESQRIEGALLGLEQEANRLRANWDGAAKTAYDNAQRQWSTSFAEMKQVLASIANATQQIAENYVETDKRSAKLFQQ from the coding sequence ATGTCAGATCTTCGTGTCTCCCCGGCAGGGTTGAGTGAGGCATCCGAGGCTCTTCGGGTCGAAAGCCAGCGAATCGAGGGGGCGCTGCTCGGGCTCGAGCAGGAGGCCAACCGGCTCCGCGCGAACTGGGACGGCGCTGCCAAGACGGCGTACGACAACGCACAGCGGCAATGGTCGACCTCGTTCGCCGAGATGAAGCAAGTGCTCGCCTCGATCGCGAACGCGACGCAGCAGATCGCCGAGAACTACGTCGAGACCGACAAGCGTTCCGCCAAGCTCTTCCAGCAGTGA
- a CDS encoding S8 family serine peptidase codes for MNARRALAALGLASALTLAVVDAATPATADDGQWWYSAYNVDQAHSVGWTGKGVKIAVIGQQINPQYEGLTGSHLTVDPDPICEGATVVNTAPSEASTHDTDVTSFLIGNGQGAGIRGIAPEADVTFIGYGDGACSVPYDPENLGITSFGLALKRAMQDGAQIVSTSTGVEPASDDDGKVLAEAIARGVVVVAAPPNSASEQKERRSTELSARRRFGQRNRR; via the coding sequence GTGAACGCCCGGCGCGCGCTGGCCGCCCTCGGGCTCGCGAGCGCGCTGACACTCGCGGTAGTCGACGCAGCAACACCAGCCACAGCAGACGACGGCCAATGGTGGTACTCCGCCTACAACGTCGACCAAGCACACTCCGTAGGCTGGACCGGCAAAGGCGTCAAGATCGCCGTCATCGGACAGCAGATCAACCCCCAGTACGAAGGACTCACGGGGTCGCACCTTACGGTAGATCCCGACCCCATCTGCGAAGGGGCGACCGTCGTCAACACGGCGCCAAGCGAAGCCTCAACTCACGACACCGACGTGACGTCATTCCTCATCGGCAATGGCCAAGGCGCCGGGATCCGCGGAATCGCACCGGAAGCCGACGTCACCTTCATCGGATACGGAGACGGCGCATGCAGCGTGCCGTACGACCCGGAGAACCTCGGGATCACCTCGTTCGGTCTCGCCCTGAAGCGAGCGATGCAGGACGGCGCACAGATCGTGAGCACCTCGACCGGCGTCGAGCCGGCTAGTGACGACGACGGGAAGGTCTTGGCGGAAGCGATCGCGCGTGGAGTCGTAGTGGTTGCGGCACCCCCGAACAGCGCCTCGGAACAAAAGGAACGGCGAAGCACCGAACTCTCTGCGCGGCGTCGTTTCGGTCAGCGCAATAGACGCTAA
- a CDS encoding S8/S53 family peptidase, translating to MRHPRTAPRNKRNGEAPNSLRGVVSVSAIDANGDPMKDSRTREPVIVPNVTTAAAGINIISNSSTSWDSPVLSSGTSLATPIVAGMLALAAQKYPNATGNQLIQSLIHNTGRDDHPLAYNPTDGLGYGAASLTRLLSVDPSQYPDENPLLNKDPRLNGADYLPTDAQLAAAQSALGTASNSPAASAPAPAPDPTSTNPVDGILTGVIIAGIIILVLIIAAAIITIVLVTRRAKRPPRA from the coding sequence TTGCGGCACCCCCGAACAGCGCCTCGGAACAAAAGGAACGGCGAAGCACCGAACTCTCTGCGCGGCGTCGTTTCGGTCAGCGCAATAGACGCTAATGGCGACCCTATGAAGGACTCCAGGACTCGTGAACCGGTCATCGTTCCTAACGTGACCACCGCCGCCGCGGGGATCAACATCATAAGCAATAGCAGTACGAGTTGGGACTCGCCTGTTCTGAGTTCAGGAACATCTCTCGCAACGCCGATTGTGGCGGGGATGTTGGCGTTGGCAGCGCAGAAGTACCCGAACGCGACCGGGAACCAGCTGATCCAGTCACTGATCCACAACACCGGACGAGACGACCACCCTCTGGCGTACAACCCCACCGACGGTCTCGGCTATGGGGCGGCGTCGCTGACACGTCTGCTCAGCGTGGACCCCTCGCAGTATCCCGACGAGAACCCTCTGCTCAACAAGGATCCCCGTCTCAACGGCGCCGACTACCTACCCACCGATGCTCAACTCGCCGCCGCGCAATCCGCACTCGGGACCGCATCGAACTCTCCCGCCGCGAGCGCCCCGGCGCCCGCGCCCGATCCGACGAGTACGAATCCCGTCGACGGCATCCTGACCGGCGTCATCATCGCCGGGATCATCATCCTCGTCCTCATCATCGCCGCCGCCATCATCACCATCGTGCTCGTCACCCGCCGCGCGAAGCGCCCGCCGCGGGCCTGA
- a CDS encoding RDD family protein: MSLPPGFAGTAAGVGARVGAFSIDAVIVIALGALTAVLTRSLGFGALVCAEAVLALWVLQARTGSSPGKAMLRLRVSRTDAPYSPGAGRAFVRGSIVAMGALVFAAGAWIVEASGAWSRSRRSWHDQAAGTVVVVVPPRVRTRGNAAVPTPYAAPAPTVIARPWAPAAVAPTTDRGPAAAPPASSLPVAAPASVPPVAPSWGSPVAVARDVAAPPEPQAATTGSPSALLLVFDTGQREELRLPAAVVLGRNPSPVDDTDAVIEVADPDSSVSKNHVRLEHDREGLWITDLGSTNGTELVDDEGRARMLPSGQRTALDDGTQVHIGNRVFTVSRLMGTTA; encoded by the coding sequence GTGAGTCTGCCCCCCGGGTTCGCCGGCACCGCTGCCGGCGTCGGCGCCCGAGTCGGCGCATTCTCGATCGACGCGGTCATCGTGATCGCCCTCGGCGCCCTTACCGCCGTGCTCACCCGCTCCCTCGGGTTCGGAGCGCTCGTATGCGCCGAGGCCGTGCTCGCGCTCTGGGTCCTCCAGGCCCGCACCGGAAGCAGCCCGGGCAAGGCCATGCTGCGCCTGCGCGTCAGCCGCACCGACGCACCGTACTCCCCCGGGGCCGGCCGCGCCTTCGTGCGCGGTTCCATCGTCGCGATGGGGGCACTGGTCTTCGCCGCCGGCGCGTGGATCGTCGAGGCCTCGGGCGCGTGGAGCCGCTCACGCCGCTCCTGGCACGACCAGGCCGCGGGCACCGTCGTGGTGGTCGTCCCGCCCCGTGTTCGCACCCGTGGCAACGCAGCCGTTCCCACCCCCTACGCCGCACCCGCACCCACCGTCATCGCGCGCCCCTGGGCGCCCGCCGCGGTCGCCCCGACGACCGACCGCGGGCCCGCCGCCGCACCGCCGGCATCCTCCCTCCCCGTCGCCGCGCCCGCATCCGTGCCCCCCGTCGCCCCCTCCTGGGGGTCACCGGTGGCGGTCGCACGAGACGTCGCCGCGCCGCCCGAGCCGCAGGCTGCGACGACGGGAAGCCCGAGCGCCCTCCTGCTCGTGTTCGACACCGGGCAGCGCGAAGAGCTGCGCCTGCCGGCCGCCGTCGTTCTCGGACGCAACCCGTCGCCCGTCGACGACACCGACGCGGTCATCGAGGTCGCCGACCCCGATTCGAGCGTGTCCAAGAACCACGTGCGCCTCGAGCACGACCGCGAGGGCTTGTGGATCACCGACCTCGGCTCCACCAACGGCACCGAGCTCGTCGATGACGAAGGTCGAGCGCGCATGCTCCCCTCCGGCCAGCGCACCGCGCTCGACGACGGGACCCAGGTGCACATCGGCAACCGCGTGTTCACCGTGAGCCGACTGATGGGAACCACCGCATGA